The segment CTTATAATAATGAAAAGGGAATTGATGAACCTGGAAAAGCTATCACTTTACAGGAAAGCGAAACTGACCAGACTAAGGATAACGCAGGATTGAGGAAAAGACCATTGCCTTTGTTCGAACCTGAACTACCCGTCGAAAATGAAGACGTTAAATCATCCTTTTTACCATATGGAGATAATTTTACCCCCAATGATGGAACTAATGAGCCACCTCAAATGCCAGTAAGGAATCCTTTCGAAGCCATGTCGGGCATGCCTGCAGATTCTCCACTAACACAAAATGAAGTTATTGATCAAAAAACTGTTAGTCCGGAAAAGGGTCAGAAATCAGGAATACCACTATTTCCTCCGGCAACGCCTGACATGGGATCAATTCGTGAGAATGAAATTCCACAAGCTGCTGAAAATGAATCAGAAGAGGTCATCCGTAACGAGAACGGTCTTTTAACAATAATCAAAAACACATTCAAACGTTTCACTCACAAAAAAAAGCTGATCGATCGCATGGAAGAGTGGCAACCTCCTGAACCAGAAGAAAAAGAAGAGGAAACTACCCCTAATGTGGTTGAACGGAATATGAAAACTACTCCCAGCAATAACATACCTGCAAACTATGAAAACGCAGAAACTGTCTCATTAGAAGATATCAGGAAAGTAATCCCCATTGAACCTCAAAATGTTGAGAATGAATCTGAACAAAGGACCCCAGAGATCCAATTTGACCACCCCTCAGCAGAAATCACAACCAACTCAGGAGTAACTGAAAAAACCGATTCTCCAGCTACATCTGCTACAGATACCCAACCCGGTTACTCCCAGGAAGAGATCCGGATAATAAAAGAAGAACTGGAAGATTCAAAACTAGATAATGAAGAGCTTGGAAAGGATATCAAAGAGCTTACAGGTACCATCAATGAAATGGAAAGCTCAATCGACTCCATGAAAAAGGATGGGGACAGCTTCAGCTCGATCATCAATATGAGAGTTGATGAATCCACAAAAAGGATCGAATGTCTTGAAGAACGCCTCAATGAGTTCGAAGTTACACTGGAAAGCATCCACACAGACAATGCTGAACTTAAGACCGGTCTCAATACCATTGAGCAGAACATTGCAGAACTTACAGGCTCTTACGGCATCATGCTAAAACAGATGCAGAAATTGACAGAATTCGGTAATTCAAGGTCTGCAGAGATATTCGAGACAAACAAACGTATCGACAGGCTGGACCAGACCCTTTCCACACTGAATACTGTCCAGGAAGAATCGCAAAAAAGCATGCTTGAACTTCGCTCTGTCACATCCGACCTGATAAGAAGCGTGGAAAACACACACAATGCAAACAAAGATTTCATGGCTGACAGCGAAAAGCAGGACCAGCTTATCAAGGACGAAATTGTCTCACTGACTGATTTTGTTGAGAAGGAGTTTAAGAACCTTGGAGCAAGAAGCTACCGTGCAAATGGTGAAAATATCCAGCTGAACAATATAATCAAGAATTCCACCAATATGAAGCTCTGCATGGAATGGCTCGAATTCCTTATGGAGCTTGTTGGAAGGAACCACCTCGCAGACATCCTTTCCTACTATGAGGAACTGGGATGGATCAGCGAAGATGTCAGACTTGAACTCATGCGATACGCAGAAGGTATCGATTATTACATCGAAAAGACCGACTGGAAGCTTGCACCCGATGACCATGTGAAATCCATCTGGTTCATCGAGCAGCTCGCAGGACTTAAAGTTGATAAGAATCGGCTGTCCATAGTTGAGAAGAACATCAAAAAAGTTAAGAATGGTACCGAGATATATGGTATATAAGCTCCATTCATCCATAAAGATCTCATAAAGGAACGATGAAGAATATGACAAGACCTAATTTGTTAAGAAGAAAACTTCGAGGAAATGACGAAGGCCAGGTTACAATCGATTACCTTATGGGAATTACCATATTCATTGTTGCATTATTCTTCATATTCCAGTATTCAGCAGGATTATTTACACCATTCCAGTCTAATTCTGACGAGGTGACACTTGTTGCGGATAGAGTTGCTACTTCGATTACTGAGATGGAAATGAATGCAGGGGATATCAGGACACCAAATTTGATTGATGAGAATAAGGCTGGAGATTATTTTAAGGACCTTTCCACCCCCAGTGGATATGATGATATAGTTCAAGATTTTGGGCTAAGAGGAGATTATCATCGATACGACCTCAATGTGACATTGGAAAATAAGACAATAATGAACAATATCGAAATTGTTACTTTGTCAAGTACTAGTAATGGAGAGGTAACTGCTATGGCAGGAAACCCACTTCCACTTTCCGGAAACATTGGTCAGACAAAAAGAATTGTTCTTATTGAAGATTCTATCACCGGTGAAACTGAAACCGCCATATTGTCAGTGAGGGTGTGGTAAGATGAAATGTCTAACCAGATCAAATATCAAAAATGATAAGAGTGCACAAATGCATACTCTTGAAGCAATCATGGCTGCAACATTAATGGTAGTTATAATCATATTTGCAGTCCAGGCGACATCCCTTACCCCATTGACATCATCAACTGCAAATGCCCATATTGAATCCCAGATGTACATGATGGGCCAGGATATGCTGACTGCACTTGACCATTCACCAAACGGGCAAAACTCCGATCTGAAAGATGCAATTATTGAGTGGGACGGAGAGCGTTATGTATGGGACGGTAATAAATACAAGTCTGATGAAAATGAAAGCAACATCCTTAGCGGACCTGTTGTGGACATGTTTGAACTTTCAACGGTAAGGAATGGAATAGCACATAATCTCCAGTTCACTTACATTGACGAAGAAGGAAGCGAAACTACAGATTACATATATAACGGAGAACCATCCGATAATGCAGTCATAGTCTCAAGAAAAGTCCTTATCTCGGATTCCGACATTGAGAACTATGCTTCTTATATCGATTCCACCAAAATATCAGATATTGACAATACAACCGCATTGTACAACATTATAGATGTAAAACTAACTTTATGGCGCATGTAACATACTACAGGAGATATTGATATGAGAAAGTTCGATGATTCTGCTCAATTGCTTTTACTTGCTGCATTTGCCATAGGGTTCACACTGGTCATATCAACAATAATGTTGAACAATATCATATATGCAAGCAACATGGCATCGGAATCTACCAGTGATCTTGGCAATTACGAGATATCCAACATCGCCCAGATGACAGATGAGGCAACGAGAGCTGCATACGATCATGATAATAAAACATTATCTGACGAGTATATGGACAGTTATACAACTGAATTGTCAAGACTTTATGCATCTAGAGGATACTCTGTTTCTTTTGAGAACAGCAGCCTTAGTAATTCATATTTTACAGAAAATGGACTATCCAATGGAAACTCCGACTGGATCGTTGTCAAAAATGTGAATCACACGGATTACTTTGCGATAGATTTGACAAACACATCCAAGCTTGGAAATGCATCAAATGCTTTCGAAGTACATGCAATAAATCAATCAGGTACATCCATCTGGTTCATGAAGATATATAATGACACCACTCAAATCAACATAAGTGTAAACAACAATACACTTGGAGAACTACCTGACCCATACATGATGAATATCACAGGGAATGCGATTAATAACGGCGACACTTTTGGCTTTAACTTTCCCCCCACAAATGAAAGTTACATGGTCAAATTTGTGAACTCAAGCAATGCACTGGGAATCTACACAATTACCGGTCAACTCGCCGACGGAAGTGATTTCGACCTGAAAAGACGAAAGGTAATCAATGCAACAATGACCATCGCTTCAACAACCAACAAGCTCAACGTATCAATACCTGTCACAGTACCATGAGGATCGAACATGAAGCAAATATTCCATGACAATCGCGCAGTAGCTACCTCTGTAGGATTCATACTGACTTTTTCAATAACAGTGATCACATTCTTACTCGTGATGAACGCATCCTATGACATGATGGAGCAGGCAGAACATACAGTCATGAGAGAAGAGTTTGAGATCCATGGGAACAATATTGCACTCCAGATGACAGAAATGGAGACAATAATTAATACTAACAAAGAAGCAGGTGGAAGCATTGGGGAAATTAGATATGAAATACTGTTACCCCTTAAAGTGGCAAATGATTATTATTCTGTTGAGTTTTCAAACTCGAGCAAGGAGATGACATTTGAATCTCATGGTCGTGCCGTTACAAGGGTAAAAATACCTTTTGAATTGCAGACCATTGGATTAATGGAC is part of the Methanococcoides methylutens MM1 genome and harbors:
- a CDS encoding FlaD/FlaE family flagellar protein encodes the protein MSESPWGIGKEKGKTPPFGTGATAGAVFPENATVTPIGDQSIQNIATVADDTISINPVGQQDPKPEVPIIDGIENHNPFQNNSEPAISYNNEKGIDEPGKAITLQESETDQTKDNAGLRKRPLPLFEPELPVENEDVKSSFLPYGDNFTPNDGTNEPPQMPVRNPFEAMSGMPADSPLTQNEVIDQKTVSPEKGQKSGIPLFPPATPDMGSIRENEIPQAAENESEEVIRNENGLLTIIKNTFKRFTHKKKLIDRMEEWQPPEPEEKEEETTPNVVERNMKTTPSNNIPANYENAETVSLEDIRKVIPIEPQNVENESEQRTPEIQFDHPSAEITTNSGVTEKTDSPATSATDTQPGYSQEEIRIIKEELEDSKLDNEELGKDIKELTGTINEMESSIDSMKKDGDSFSSIINMRVDESTKRIECLEERLNEFEVTLESIHTDNAELKTGLNTIEQNIAELTGSYGIMLKQMQKLTEFGNSRSAEIFETNKRIDRLDQTLSTLNTVQEESQKSMLELRSVTSDLIRSVENTHNANKDFMADSEKQDQLIKDEIVSLTDFVEKEFKNLGARSYRANGENIQLNNIIKNSTNMKLCMEWLEFLMELVGRNHLADILSYYEELGWISEDVRLELMRYAEGIDYYIEKTDWKLAPDDHVKSIWFIEQLAGLKVDKNRLSIVEKNIKKVKNGTEIYGI